In a single window of the Mesoplodon densirostris isolate mMesDen1 chromosome 18, mMesDen1 primary haplotype, whole genome shotgun sequence genome:
- the LOC132478444 gene encoding C-C motif chemokine 4-like, translating into MKTSVAALSCLILAAQAAVEHLMLNLKNEQHSMSQGGFHRPTDCCFSYTLRKIRCVFMKDYVETTTACSQTAVIFITKRGQQVCANPKDEQVQKCMLHLKLRSVIKDLRTLSLEKGYLESAPSPLSLLP; encoded by the exons ATGAAGACCTCAGTAGCTGCCCTCTCCTGCCTCATCCTTGCTGCCCAGGCTGCAGTTG AACACCTGATGCTGAACCTGAAGAATGAACAACACTCGATGTCTCAAGGAG GCTTTCACCGTCCCACTGACTGCTGCTTCTCTTACACCCTACGAAAAATCCGATGTGTATTCATGAAAGATTATGTAGAAACGACCACTGCATGTTCCCAGACTGCTGTCAT CTTCATCACCAAGAGGGGGCAGCAGGTCTGTGCTAACCCCAAAGATGAGCAAGTTCAGAAATGCATGTTGCACCTGAAGCTAAGATCAGTGATCAAGGACCTGAGAACACTATCTCTTGAGAAGGGATACTTGGAGTCAGCCCCCTCACCTCTATCTCTCTTGCCCTGA